In the Leptospiraceae bacterium genome, one interval contains:
- a CDS encoding ABC transporter permease — protein sequence MIKKLKDFYKELGLTFTLVKRDYALQYAGSFLGVFWMLAQNLSLVVVYTFVIFIFQNSSSNKIYPNLLCGLLFWLPLQEMFIKGTTILSENRNLIKRSSLGLEIFLNIPFYQMLIHFAITSIPIFILLAYLSVLNVSLFLLSFVYIFSFGKFVQLALSYLARVNIILKDITPIVRLTSIGFFWTLPIMYDSRNSQILEKINSLNPLNVPLDLFKNIVLENHSLQFNVLGFLPFLIIFLGVQILSKGKFHKIVLDHL from the coding sequence ATGATAAAAAAGTTAAAAGATTTTTATAAAGAATTAGGACTTACCTTCACTTTAGTAAAACGAGACTATGCCTTGCAATACGCAGGAAGTTTTCTTGGTGTTTTTTGGATGCTTGCACAAAATCTAAGTCTTGTGGTTGTCTATACTTTTGTAATATTTATTTTTCAAAACTCTTCTTCAAATAAAATTTATCCAAATCTTTTGTGTGGATTGTTATTTTGGCTTCCCCTGCAAGAAATGTTTATAAAAGGAACTACAATTCTAAGCGAAAACAGGAATCTAATAAAAAGGTCTTCACTCGGATTAGAAATATTTTTGAATATACCTTTTTATCAAATGTTGATTCATTTTGCGATTACTTCTATTCCGATCTTTATACTGCTTGCTTATCTTTCTGTCTTAAACGTAAGTCTATTTTTACTGAGCTTTGTGTATATTTTTTCTTTTGGAAAATTTGTTCAACTTGCACTATCCTATTTGGCAAGAGTAAATATTATATTAAAAGATATTACACCAATAGTGCGATTAACGTCCATTGGATTCTTTTGGACTCTTCCGATAATGTATGATTCGAGAAATTCTCAAATATTGGAAAAAATAAATTCTTTGAATCCATTGAATGTACCTTTGGATTTATTTAAAAATATAGTTTTAGAAAATCATTCTTTACAGTTCAATGTACTTGGCTTTCTGCCCTTTCTTATAATTTTTCTTGGAGTTCAAATTTTATCTAAGGGAAAATTTCATAAAATTGTATTGGATCACCTTTGA